Proteins co-encoded in one Kribbella solani genomic window:
- a CDS encoding asparagine synthetase A: MTETWSPPAPAALPPGPRAHLTSPATRAVLVIQNRILAATREFLTGRGFIELLPPIIGPVTDPGARGAKQVDVDYYGHRYKLMTSAILYKQAALTSFGKVFFIAPNVRLEPLETTSTSRHLAEFHQIDCELADAGRDDAIELAEGLVRHVVERVLTDLPAELHALGRDAGALAEVLTGSFGRRTHARAVAELRALGHDQSPDAELDWVGEAKLSEPADRPFFVTDYPKGSRGFYDKESKDQPGTLRNFDLIAAEGYGELCSGSEREQDYATVVARMRETAENPAKYAWYLQLLKDGVPPSAGFGLGLERFTRYVAGLDSVWQASAFPKVPGIASP, from the coding sequence ATGACCGAGACCTGGAGCCCACCCGCGCCGGCCGCGCTGCCGCCCGGTCCACGCGCGCACCTGACCTCGCCCGCCACCCGAGCAGTACTGGTGATCCAGAACCGGATCCTGGCCGCCACCCGCGAGTTCCTCACCGGCCGGGGCTTCATCGAGCTGCTGCCGCCGATCATCGGCCCGGTCACCGATCCCGGTGCCCGCGGCGCCAAACAGGTCGACGTGGACTACTACGGCCACCGGTACAAGCTGATGACGAGCGCGATCCTCTACAAACAGGCCGCGCTGACCTCGTTCGGCAAGGTCTTCTTCATCGCCCCGAACGTCCGGCTCGAACCGCTGGAGACGACGTCCACGAGCCGGCACCTGGCCGAGTTCCACCAGATCGACTGCGAGCTGGCCGACGCCGGCCGCGACGACGCGATCGAGCTCGCCGAGGGCCTGGTCCGGCACGTCGTCGAGCGCGTACTCACCGACCTGCCTGCCGAGTTGCATGCGCTGGGACGCGACGCCGGCGCGCTGGCCGAGGTACTGACCGGATCGTTCGGCCGGCGGACGCACGCGCGGGCCGTTGCCGAGTTGCGCGCCCTCGGCCACGACCAGAGCCCGGACGCGGAACTCGACTGGGTCGGCGAAGCGAAACTGTCGGAGCCGGCCGACCGGCCGTTCTTCGTCACCGACTACCCCAAGGGCTCGCGCGGTTTCTACGACAAGGAGAGCAAGGACCAGCCCGGGACGCTGCGGAACTTCGACCTGATCGCGGCCGAGGGCTACGGCGAGCTGTGCAGTGGCTCCGAGCGCGAGCAGGACTACGCGACCGTCGTCGCCCGGATGCGCGAGACAGCCGAGAACCCCGCGAAGTACGCCTGGTATCTGCAACTGCTCAAGGACGGCGTACCGCCGAGCGCGGGGTTCGGGCTCGGGCTGGAGCGGTTCACCCGGTACGTCGCGGGCCTGGACTCGGTCTGGCAGGCGAGCGCGTTCCCGAAGGTCCCGGGCATCGCGTCGCCGTGA
- a CDS encoding amino acid permease — translation MTSARPGGRLSLGQGTALYVGAVLATGVIALPALAAEVAGPASLLAWLGLAIVSAPLAATFAALGARYPDSGGVATYARLAFGDKAAAVVGWCFYLSVPVGGPAAALWAGGYVEAGIGGGDRTVLATMLVLILAVPATNAFGIQVTGRVQIALAALLAIFLVGAVALSLPHADLANLHPFAPHGWQAIGSAAALLVWSFVGWEAVTHLTGEFRRPDRDVPRATAIAVVVVGVLYLSVAFATITVLGTGAGETDAPLGDLLAIGLGGNPSVLAACAALLLSFGAMNAYYAGASKLGAALARDGSLPTWLAHGSAAGEIPRRSLALLAGMSTLTALVVVAVGITPSALVLLTTGLFVTVYAVGVAAAVKLLPKGSKARLAALLAQAAVVVLLLMSGRYLIWPLIVTTAALGYRWFSTRQRRP, via the coding sequence ATGACAAGCGCTCGACCCGGCGGCCGGCTCAGTCTGGGGCAGGGCACCGCACTGTACGTCGGGGCCGTCCTGGCGACCGGGGTGATCGCCCTGCCCGCATTGGCCGCCGAGGTGGCCGGCCCGGCTTCGCTGCTCGCCTGGCTCGGTCTGGCGATCGTGTCCGCTCCCCTGGCGGCGACGTTCGCGGCGCTCGGCGCCCGCTACCCGGACTCCGGTGGCGTCGCGACGTACGCGCGGCTGGCGTTCGGCGACAAAGCGGCGGCTGTCGTCGGCTGGTGCTTCTACCTGTCCGTACCTGTTGGTGGACCGGCCGCCGCGCTCTGGGCCGGCGGCTACGTCGAGGCAGGCATCGGTGGCGGTGACCGGACCGTACTGGCGACCATGCTCGTCCTGATCCTCGCTGTGCCGGCTACGAACGCGTTCGGAATCCAGGTGACCGGCCGGGTGCAGATCGCGCTGGCGGCACTGCTCGCCATCTTCCTGGTCGGGGCGGTCGCTCTGTCGTTGCCGCACGCGGACCTGGCGAACCTGCACCCGTTCGCGCCACATGGCTGGCAGGCGATCGGATCGGCCGCGGCACTACTGGTCTGGAGCTTCGTCGGTTGGGAGGCGGTCACCCACCTGACCGGTGAGTTCCGTAGACCTGACCGCGACGTGCCACGCGCTACTGCCATCGCGGTCGTGGTCGTCGGCGTTCTCTACCTCAGTGTCGCGTTCGCCACCATCACGGTCCTCGGTACCGGCGCCGGCGAGACCGACGCACCACTCGGTGACCTGTTGGCGATCGGCCTCGGTGGCAACCCCAGCGTCCTGGCCGCGTGCGCCGCGCTCCTGCTCAGCTTCGGCGCCATGAACGCGTACTACGCGGGCGCCTCCAAGCTCGGCGCCGCCCTGGCCCGTGACGGCTCACTCCCGACGTGGCTGGCCCACGGTAGCGCCGCCGGAGAGATCCCGCGCCGCAGCCTCGCCCTACTGGCCGGCATGTCCACGCTGACCGCCTTGGTAGTCGTTGCCGTCGGCATCACGCCATCAGCCCTGGTACTGCTCACCACTGGCTTGTTCGTCACTGTGTACGCGGTCGGCGTCGCCGCGGCGGTCAAGCTGCTCCCGAAGGGCAGCAAGGCTCGCCTCGCTGCCCTCCTCGCGCAGGCGGCCGTCGTAGTCCTCCTGCTGATGTCCGGCCGGTACCTGATCTGGCCGCTCATCGTCACCACGGCCGCATTGGGCTATCGCTGGTTCAGTACACGTCAGCGGCGTCCGTAG
- a CDS encoding MFS transporter, whose product MSEEADRDPAPAERPGAGLGPIAIWRQTSLTSKALLFGVFVNRLGAFLQIFLVLFMTHKGFTAGQAGFALGVYGAGHVLGTFVGGWLTDRLSARAATLISMLGSGVLIVSILYIRPYWLILVAILVVSTVSMLNRPAAQAMLAELTKPGQLVMTMAMYRLAINLGTAVTPILGVALVSVSYDLLFWAEAFAAVLYSAIAWKFLPGKPTAEEAAAKAAARAAEKRHGYRAVLADWRYDFYLAAVFLVTVVYCQYLAVLPLAIVDDGLSLWWYSLVVSANAIVVAVCEVPATKYVQTWPLRITAIAGFGLVAVGYGVYAIALIPALLIVGTIIWTASEIIGAPTTFAYPGMVAPPHLMGRYSGAMLTVFGLGNAVGPAVGVWAWSKLGQSFWLWAAAVAVLSAVCARIGMRRPDAEPAKVPAPTPTTDPSTEPAA is encoded by the coding sequence ATGAGTGAAGAAGCCGACCGCGACCCGGCACCGGCCGAACGACCCGGGGCCGGGCTCGGCCCGATCGCCATCTGGCGCCAGACGTCGCTCACGTCGAAGGCGCTGTTGTTCGGCGTGTTCGTGAACCGGCTCGGGGCCTTCCTGCAGATCTTCCTGGTGCTGTTCATGACGCACAAGGGGTTCACGGCCGGCCAGGCCGGTTTCGCCCTCGGCGTGTACGGCGCCGGGCACGTACTCGGCACGTTCGTCGGCGGCTGGCTGACCGACCGGCTGAGCGCCCGGGCAGCCACCTTGATCAGCATGCTCGGCTCCGGCGTACTGATCGTCTCGATCCTGTACATCCGGCCGTACTGGCTGATCCTGGTCGCGATCCTGGTGGTGAGCACGGTCAGCATGCTGAACCGGCCGGCCGCGCAGGCGATGCTGGCCGAGCTGACCAAGCCCGGTCAGCTGGTGATGACGATGGCGATGTACCGGCTGGCCATCAACCTGGGCACCGCGGTCACCCCGATCCTGGGCGTGGCGCTGGTGTCGGTCTCGTACGACCTGCTGTTCTGGGCCGAGGCGTTCGCCGCGGTGCTGTACAGCGCGATCGCCTGGAAGTTCCTGCCCGGCAAGCCGACCGCGGAGGAGGCCGCCGCCAAGGCCGCGGCGCGGGCGGCCGAGAAGAGGCATGGCTACCGCGCGGTCCTGGCCGACTGGCGCTACGACTTCTACCTGGCTGCCGTGTTCCTGGTGACGGTGGTCTACTGCCAGTACCTCGCGGTCCTGCCGCTGGCGATCGTGGATGACGGGCTGAGCCTGTGGTGGTACAGCCTGGTCGTGTCGGCGAACGCGATCGTGGTCGCGGTCTGCGAGGTCCCGGCGACGAAGTACGTGCAGACCTGGCCGTTGCGGATCACCGCCATCGCCGGCTTCGGCCTGGTCGCCGTCGGCTACGGCGTCTACGCGATCGCCCTGATCCCGGCCCTGCTGATCGTCGGAACGATCATCTGGACCGCCTCGGAGATCATCGGCGCGCCCACCACTTTCGCGTACCCGGGTATGGTCGCGCCGCCGCACCTGATGGGCCGCTACTCCGGCGCCATGCTGACCGTGTTCGGCCTCGGCAACGCGGTCGGCCCGGCCGTCGGGGTCTGGGCCTGGTCCAAGCTCGGCCAGAGCTTCTGGCTCTGGGCCGCCGCCGTCGCCGTGCTCTCCGCCGTCTGTGCCCGGATCGGCATGCGCCGCCCGGACGCCGAGCCGGCCAAGGTGCCGGCGCCAACCCCGACCACGGACCCCAGCACCGAACCGGCAGCCTGA
- a CDS encoding cobalamin B12-binding domain-containing protein, translating into MDHVAAVPAGSVAGTGHLTALLTSVSSDSHTWNLVFLQLVLEELGHRVHNLGACVPDELLIAEAERLRPDLIVVSTVNGHGFHDGLRVITQLRALPELTQLPAVIGGKLGITGPGSDGSRARLLSAGFDAVFDDGTGLTAFQAYVRQLTTGVTS; encoded by the coding sequence ATGGATCATGTCGCCGCCGTCCCGGCCGGCAGTGTCGCCGGGACCGGCCACCTGACCGCGCTGCTGACCAGCGTCTCGTCGGACTCGCACACCTGGAACCTGGTCTTCCTGCAACTCGTCCTCGAAGAACTCGGCCACCGGGTACACAACCTCGGCGCCTGTGTCCCGGACGAGCTGCTGATCGCGGAGGCGGAGCGGTTACGGCCAGACCTGATCGTGGTGAGCACGGTCAACGGGCACGGCTTCCACGACGGCCTCCGGGTGATCACCCAGTTGCGGGCACTGCCGGAGCTGACTCAGCTCCCGGCGGTGATCGGCGGCAAGCTCGGCATCACCGGACCTGGCTCCGACGGCAGCCGCGCGAGGCTGTTGTCCGCCGGGTTCGACGCGGTCTTCGACGACGGTACTGGTCTGACCGCGTTCCAGGCGTACGTACGTCAGCTGACCACGGGCGTCACTTCGTGA
- the ddaH gene encoding dimethylargininase, with product MEKTTRQATARHYLMCPPTHFDVTYSINPWMDPGKPADRSIAVDQWQRIHDQLVGLGHAVDIVPPLEGLPDMVFAANGATVYGDRALVARFRFPERDAESAEYLDWFAAKGLKVRQATLPNEGEGDYLAAGPWLLAGNGFRTDRRSHVESEEYFGRPVVGLTLVNDKFYHLDTALAVLDDRTIMYYPGAFTPGSQAILRELFPTAIRAGYEDAEAFGLNAVSDGKHVLMPEGAAGLTAQLRDAGFETFGMDVSELLLAGGGVKCCTLELHDQSAIW from the coding sequence ATGGAGAAAACCACGCGGCAGGCCACCGCCCGCCACTACCTGATGTGCCCGCCGACCCACTTCGACGTCACCTATTCGATCAACCCTTGGATGGATCCGGGCAAGCCGGCCGACCGATCGATCGCCGTCGACCAATGGCAACGGATTCACGACCAGCTGGTCGGACTCGGCCACGCGGTCGACATCGTCCCGCCGCTCGAAGGACTGCCGGACATGGTCTTCGCCGCCAACGGCGCCACCGTGTACGGGGACCGCGCGCTGGTGGCCCGGTTCCGGTTCCCGGAGCGGGACGCGGAATCGGCGGAGTACCTCGACTGGTTCGCCGCCAAGGGCCTCAAGGTCCGCCAGGCGACGCTGCCGAACGAGGGCGAGGGCGACTACCTGGCGGCCGGCCCGTGGCTCCTGGCCGGCAACGGCTTCCGGACCGACCGCCGCAGCCATGTCGAGTCCGAGGAGTACTTCGGCCGCCCGGTGGTCGGCCTGACCCTGGTGAACGACAAGTTCTACCACCTGGACACGGCGCTCGCGGTACTCGACGACCGCACGATCATGTACTACCCCGGCGCCTTCACCCCGGGCAGTCAGGCGATACTGCGCGAGCTCTTCCCGACCGCGATCCGGGCCGGCTACGAGGACGCCGAGGCGTTCGGCCTGAACGCCGTCTCGGACGGCAAACACGTGCTGATGCCCGAAGGCGCCGCCGGTCTGACCGCCCAGCTGCGCGACGCCGGGTTCGAGACCTTCGGCATGGACGTGTCCGAGTTGCTCCTGGCCGGGGGCGGCGTCAAGTGCTGCACCCTCGAACTCCACGACCAGTCAGCGATCTGGTGA
- a CDS encoding ABC transporter substrate-binding protein, which translates to MSTTASSGRPVEGGVVTWACNPGFPPAAIFPFTPRERIGIRNLYEFQILMFRPLYWLGKDGAAGVDHDRSLAYPPEWSADGLSVTVTLKDWQWSNGEPICADNVMFWVNMMAVKGDRLGYYVPGYFPDNLTSFEKVAENSVRFTFAEVYSRTWVEMNQLTLITPMPKAWDRTAHGPARASFDRADIPAVYDYLVSENGDWTEEANLHRGRWADSPVWSVVSGPWKLKDYSIDGLVTFVPNENYSGPHKPRLAEFRQVQNDTDELMYKRLLAGPDAEDGIQIGYLPPGFETTGDDPDPLADLYRVVPQDVFVLRYMPFNFDNDSDAAAIYRHAYVRQALQLCLDQDRIIAEVFNGNAYRTDGPVPQSPPNPYVSPKQRDNPMPFDPAAAGALLEEHGWDTSTMPAGCVQPGEVDGCAGEGVEIGARLSFTIRYVEGKDALLRLLEIFREDAAKAGIELKLEPVYGSVMVAEDHAPNQPAKRRWQLNTWNGGWSFYGHLTGEMLFATGGGSNFGDYSDPTADKLIDATVHSDDPEAMYAYQDYLAEQVPTIWSPGFPNRMFEVAKNLRGVEPCNPYGLITPEDWYYVED; encoded by the coding sequence ATGTCCACAACAGCGAGTTCCGGGCGGCCGGTCGAGGGTGGTGTCGTCACCTGGGCCTGCAACCCGGGCTTCCCGCCGGCCGCGATCTTCCCGTTCACCCCGCGGGAACGGATCGGCATCCGGAACCTGTACGAGTTCCAGATCCTGATGTTCCGCCCGCTGTACTGGCTCGGCAAGGACGGCGCCGCCGGGGTCGACCACGACCGCAGCCTGGCGTACCCGCCGGAATGGAGCGCGGACGGCCTGAGCGTCACCGTCACGCTCAAGGACTGGCAGTGGTCCAACGGCGAGCCGATCTGCGCCGACAACGTGATGTTCTGGGTCAACATGATGGCGGTCAAGGGCGATCGGCTCGGGTACTACGTGCCCGGGTACTTCCCGGACAACCTAACGTCGTTCGAGAAAGTCGCCGAGAACTCGGTCCGGTTCACCTTCGCCGAGGTGTACTCCCGCACCTGGGTCGAGATGAACCAGCTGACCCTGATCACCCCGATGCCGAAGGCCTGGGACCGGACCGCCCACGGGCCGGCCCGGGCGTCCTTCGACCGGGCCGACATCCCGGCCGTCTACGACTACCTGGTGTCGGAGAACGGCGACTGGACCGAGGAGGCCAACCTGCATCGGGGCCGCTGGGCCGACAGTCCGGTCTGGAGCGTCGTCAGCGGTCCGTGGAAGCTGAAGGACTACTCGATCGACGGGCTCGTCACCTTCGTACCGAACGAGAACTACTCCGGTCCGCACAAGCCGCGGCTGGCCGAGTTCCGGCAGGTGCAGAACGACACCGACGAGCTGATGTACAAGCGGCTGCTGGCCGGCCCGGACGCCGAGGACGGCATCCAGATCGGCTACCTACCACCAGGTTTCGAGACCACCGGCGACGACCCGGACCCGCTCGCGGACCTGTACCGGGTGGTACCGCAGGACGTGTTCGTGCTCCGGTACATGCCGTTCAACTTCGACAACGACTCCGACGCCGCGGCGATCTACCGGCACGCGTACGTCCGGCAGGCGCTGCAGCTGTGCCTGGACCAGGACCGGATCATCGCCGAGGTCTTCAACGGCAACGCCTACCGGACGGACGGGCCGGTGCCGCAGTCGCCGCCGAACCCGTACGTCTCGCCCAAACAACGCGACAACCCGATGCCCTTCGACCCGGCGGCGGCCGGCGCGTTGCTGGAGGAACACGGCTGGGACACCAGCACGATGCCGGCCGGTTGCGTGCAGCCCGGTGAGGTCGACGGGTGCGCCGGCGAGGGCGTCGAGATCGGCGCGCGGCTGTCGTTCACGATCCGGTACGTCGAGGGCAAGGACGCGTTGCTCAGGCTGCTGGAGATCTTCCGGGAGGACGCGGCCAAGGCCGGGATCGAGCTGAAACTGGAGCCCGTTTACGGCTCGGTGATGGTGGCCGAGGACCACGCGCCGAACCAGCCGGCCAAGCGGCGCTGGCAGCTCAACACCTGGAACGGCGGCTGGTCGTTCTACGGGCACCTGACCGGCGAGATGCTGTTCGCCACCGGCGGCGGCAGCAACTTCGGCGACTACTCCGATCCGACCGCCGACAAGCTGATCGACGCGACCGTGCACAGCGACGATCCCGAGGCGATGTACGCGTACCAGGACTACCTCGCCGAGCAGGTCCCGACGATCTGGTCGCCGGGCTTCCCGAACCGGATGTTCGAGGTGGCGAAGAACCTGCGCGGCGTCGAGCCATGCAACCCGTACGGGCTGATCACCCCCGAGGACTGGTACTACGTCGAGGACTGA
- a CDS encoding methylaspartate mutase produces MSRPGTGALGEFVARAQQAGRLVVQPRMGVSDAAEMRAGLQLTKAAAATTVGTITLDSYTRVGDHDSASAALAAGIDLNGYPIVAHDVATTRGVLDGVAGPGFPVQVRHGSPLPAAIISSLTAAGLHATEGGPVSYCLPYSRVPLSESIPNWALSCELLTQIRETGVEPHLETFGGCTMGQLCPPGLLVALSVLECMFFRQHGLRSVSLSYAQQTDPDQDAEAILAMRRLAAQWLPDVEWHVVVYTYMGVYPRTPEGATRLLEAATRLAVRTASARLIVKTVAEGYRIPTFAENVAALETAAAAAASCTRIIGAAEDTGIHAEASALIDAVVNLHADLGTALGIAFRRGYLDVPYCLHPDNAGRARSYLDDDGRLQWSSVGSMPIRASVRRTGTTELTAMGLLATLSYIERKFDSAGLEQEYRAIPDDLTGRTTGSNR; encoded by the coding sequence GTGAGCCGGCCCGGCACCGGTGCCCTCGGCGAGTTCGTCGCACGTGCCCAGCAAGCCGGCCGACTGGTGGTGCAGCCCCGGATGGGTGTCAGCGACGCTGCCGAGATGCGCGCCGGCCTCCAGCTGACCAAGGCCGCGGCGGCCACCACCGTCGGTACGATCACTCTGGACAGCTACACCCGAGTGGGCGACCACGACAGCGCCAGTGCCGCGCTGGCGGCCGGGATCGACCTCAACGGGTATCCGATCGTCGCGCACGACGTGGCCACCACCCGGGGCGTACTGGACGGCGTCGCCGGTCCCGGCTTCCCGGTCCAGGTGCGGCACGGCTCACCGTTGCCGGCAGCAATCATCAGCTCGCTGACGGCCGCCGGCCTGCACGCAACAGAAGGCGGTCCGGTCTCGTACTGCCTGCCGTACAGCCGCGTACCGCTGAGTGAATCGATCCCGAACTGGGCGCTCAGTTGCGAACTGTTGACCCAGATCCGCGAGACCGGGGTCGAACCGCATCTGGAGACCTTCGGCGGCTGCACGATGGGCCAGCTCTGCCCGCCCGGCCTGCTGGTCGCGCTGAGCGTGCTGGAATGCATGTTCTTCCGTCAGCACGGCCTGCGCAGCGTGTCACTGAGCTACGCCCAGCAGACCGATCCGGATCAGGACGCCGAGGCGATCCTCGCGATGCGCCGCCTGGCCGCGCAGTGGCTGCCGGACGTCGAGTGGCATGTGGTCGTCTACACCTACATGGGCGTCTATCCACGGACCCCCGAAGGCGCCACCCGGCTGCTCGAAGCGGCGACGCGGCTGGCCGTACGGACCGCGTCGGCCCGGCTGATCGTGAAGACGGTTGCCGAGGGCTACCGAATCCCGACCTTCGCCGAGAACGTCGCCGCCCTGGAGACCGCGGCCGCGGCCGCGGCGAGCTGTACCAGGATCATCGGCGCGGCCGAGGACACCGGAATCCACGCCGAGGCGAGCGCTCTGATCGACGCGGTGGTCAACCTGCACGCGGACCTCGGTACCGCGCTGGGGATCGCCTTTCGCCGCGGCTACCTCGACGTGCCCTACTGCCTGCACCCGGACAACGCCGGCCGGGCGCGCAGCTACCTCGACGACGACGGCCGGCTGCAGTGGTCGTCGGTCGGGTCGATGCCGATCCGCGCATCGGTCCGCCGCACCGGTACCACCGAGCTGACCGCGATGGGACTGCTGGCCACGTTGTCGTACATCGAGCGGAAGTTCGACAGCGCCGGCCTGGAGCAGGAGTACCGGGCCATCCCGGACGATCTGACCGGACGAACAACAGGGAGCAACAGATGA
- a CDS encoding cytochrome P450 family protein, producing MTIEIHQGLDRIPDDFMQRPYEILEPYRKAGRVHHVVFPHGADVWLVTKYADVRALLQDPRVSKDGTRMNEMFARHTGTYVETGKPDVGFDDDLSQHMLNTDAPRHTRLRSLVSKAFTLKRMENFRDRIEELVARYLDKLEGRDDVDLVTEFAQPLPIVIICDVLGIPFEDRERFQQWAVELVGAGHPPEVVEQASKNVLEYGQAIIEMKRRNPADDMVSAMIEGSPNGDRLTDDELVAMIFLYTVAGHITSQHTLSNAILSLLSNPDAMERLRGEPEIMPQAIDELMRYDGGVGVATFRFSLVDLEIGDTAVPENSILALSILSAHRDDDQFPNANTLDLDRRPNGVLGFGHGPHFCIGQPLAKMQTNIALTRLLERFPHLRMTADPSFLEWEPSTLLRGMHHLPAATTAPKS from the coding sequence ATGACCATCGAAATCCACCAGGGACTCGACCGGATCCCGGACGACTTCATGCAGCGGCCGTACGAGATCCTCGAGCCCTATCGCAAGGCCGGGCGCGTACATCATGTGGTCTTCCCGCACGGGGCGGACGTCTGGCTGGTGACCAAGTACGCCGACGTGCGCGCCCTGCTCCAGGACCCGCGCGTCAGCAAGGACGGGACCCGGATGAACGAGATGTTCGCCCGGCACACCGGTACCTACGTCGAGACCGGCAAACCCGACGTGGGCTTCGACGACGACCTGTCCCAGCACATGCTGAACACCGACGCGCCCCGGCACACCCGGCTGCGTTCGCTGGTCAGCAAGGCGTTCACGCTGAAGCGGATGGAGAACTTCCGCGATCGGATCGAGGAGCTGGTCGCGCGGTACCTGGACAAGCTGGAGGGCCGCGACGACGTCGACCTGGTCACCGAGTTCGCCCAGCCACTGCCGATCGTGATCATCTGCGACGTACTCGGCATCCCGTTCGAGGACCGGGAACGGTTCCAGCAGTGGGCGGTCGAACTGGTCGGCGCCGGGCATCCGCCGGAGGTGGTCGAGCAGGCGTCGAAGAACGTTCTGGAGTACGGCCAGGCGATCATCGAGATGAAGCGCCGGAACCCGGCCGACGACATGGTCAGCGCGATGATCGAGGGCTCGCCGAACGGTGACCGGCTGACCGACGACGAACTGGTCGCGATGATCTTCCTGTACACCGTGGCCGGGCACATCACCTCGCAGCACACGCTCTCGAACGCGATCCTCAGCCTGCTCAGCAACCCGGACGCGATGGAACGGCTGCGTGGTGAGCCGGAGATCATGCCGCAGGCGATCGACGAGCTGATGCGGTACGACGGCGGCGTCGGGGTGGCCACCTTCAGGTTCTCGCTGGTCGACCTCGAGATCGGCGACACGGCGGTCCCGGAGAACAGCATCCTGGCGTTGTCGATCCTGTCCGCGCACCGCGACGACGACCAGTTCCCGAACGCGAACACGCTCGACCTGGACCGCCGGCCGAACGGCGTACTGGGCTTCGGGCACGGCCCGCACTTCTGTATCGGCCAGCCGCTGGCCAAGATGCAGACCAACATCGCGCTGACCCGGTTGCTGGAACGTTTCCCGCACCTGCGGATGACGGCCGACCCGAGTTTCCTCGAGTGGGAGCCGAGCACGCTGCTGCGCGGCATGCACCACTTGCCGGCGGCAACCACCGCGCCGAAGAGCTGA
- a CDS encoding ATP-grasp domain-containing protein, whose amino-acid sequence MKLLALEAVQNAGYYLSRYQQVEEFGGTLFVLNGLGEEGYWPAERYRIAGSKHLDDIVEAARNWHAVERFDGVLTFSESGVLTVAAVAEALGLPTVGIAAARVSRNKLLMREAQERGGAPVPKYRLVPDLAAALAAADEFGYPIVLKPTLGAASNFVFKVNDADELRTRFPQAVDGMAAMSWFRMEADGIDLGPYGLLVESFLDGRELQIEALAWDGEVYLGSIVDRITIEGDTFDDDAHQAPTTLDPDQLAAVHQVVTVAAHAQGLRRSVLHAEVRFHQGKPHLLEIAVRPGGGGLDYFARLSTGYCPIRATMAVAAGVKPAVQHYHPTGVHLAGTCLITAPGRIEQITVPPEVAGSERVFFLKITAQPGDLVRRPPDGNNILGFLCTSGATFDEAIATAFEFAGRIDVRLTQPATA is encoded by the coding sequence ATGAAACTGCTCGCGCTGGAGGCCGTGCAGAACGCCGGCTACTACCTGTCCCGTTATCAGCAGGTGGAAGAGTTCGGGGGCACGCTGTTCGTCCTCAACGGCCTCGGCGAGGAGGGCTACTGGCCGGCCGAGCGGTACCGGATCGCCGGTTCCAAGCACCTCGACGACATCGTCGAGGCGGCCCGGAACTGGCATGCGGTCGAGCGGTTCGACGGTGTGCTGACCTTCTCCGAGTCCGGTGTCCTCACCGTCGCGGCGGTCGCCGAGGCGCTCGGCCTGCCCACCGTCGGGATCGCGGCGGCGCGGGTCAGCCGGAACAAGCTACTGATGCGCGAGGCCCAGGAACGCGGCGGCGCGCCGGTACCGAAGTACCGGCTGGTGCCCGACCTGGCGGCCGCGCTGGCCGCCGCGGACGAGTTCGGCTACCCGATCGTCCTGAAGCCGACGTTAGGTGCCGCGAGCAACTTCGTCTTCAAGGTCAATGACGCGGACGAACTGCGCACCCGGTTCCCGCAGGCGGTCGACGGGATGGCCGCGATGTCGTGGTTCCGGATGGAGGCCGACGGGATCGACCTCGGGCCGTACGGGCTGCTGGTCGAGTCGTTCCTGGACGGGCGCGAGCTGCAGATCGAGGCGCTCGCCTGGGACGGCGAGGTGTACCTAGGTTCGATCGTCGACCGGATCACGATCGAGGGCGATACCTTCGACGACGACGCGCATCAGGCGCCGACCACTCTCGACCCCGATCAGCTCGCCGCCGTACACCAGGTGGTCACCGTCGCGGCCCACGCGCAAGGGCTGCGACGGAGCGTGCTGCACGCCGAAGTGCGTTTCCACCAAGGCAAACCGCATCTACTGGAGATCGCGGTCCGGCCGGGCGGTGGTGGGCTGGACTACTTCGCCCGGCTGAGTACGGGGTACTGCCCGATCCGCGCCACGATGGCGGTCGCCGCCGGCGTGAAGCCCGCGGTCCAGCACTACCATCCTACCGGAGTACACCTGGCCGGGACCTGCTTGATCACCGCACCCGGCCGGATCGAGCAAATCACCGTCCCGCCCGAAGTGGCGGGGTCCGAGCGGGTGTTCTTCCTCAAGATCACCGCGCAGCCCGGCGACCTGGTCCGGCGGCCACCGGACGGCAACAACATCCTCGGCTTCCTGTGTACCAGTGGCGCGACGTTCGACGAGGCGATCGCCACGGCGTTCGAGTTCGCCGGGCGGATCGACGTGCGGCTGACGCAACCCGCCACGGCCTGA